One Siniperca chuatsi isolate FFG_IHB_CAS linkage group LG1, ASM2008510v1, whole genome shotgun sequence genomic window, TATCTTTGGATCTTTGACTGCCACAGAACTGTGGTAGATTTAAGTAGAAATACATGgcattattgtatttttgttttagatttacAGTTTTATTCTGTTAAAATGGATGTGATGAGTTTCATGCAGAGATGAATTCATATTTAATAACTTGTTGTTTCCCCCGTGCAGTCTGGCATGCTCCCTGCATAAAAAAGGAGCCAAAATCATTCTGTTTGACACGGCCCCTCCGAACCAAGAAGTGCCAGAGGACATTGTGTTTGTTCAAGGTGATATACGTGAGTATGCACAAGTTGAAAGGGCCGTCACTGGTGTGGACTGTGTATTCCACATCGCCTCCTATGGCATGTCTGGCAGGGAGCAGCTGAACCGGCATCTGATTGAGGCGGTGAATGTTGAAGGCACACAGAACGTCCTGAAGGCTTGCGTTGAGCACGGAGTGTCCAGGCTGGTTTACACCAGCACCTTCAACGTGGTGTTCGGAGGCCAAGTGATAGAGAACGGGGATGAAAGCCTCCCTTATCTACCTCTCCATCTTCACCCCGACCACTACTCCAGAACCAAGTCCCTGGCTGAGATGGCAGTGCTAAAAGCTAACGGCACAGCACTGAGGGACGGCTCCGGGGTGCTGAGAACCTGTGCACTGCGTCCAGCAGGAATCTACGGCCCTGGTGAGCAGAGGCACCTGCCCAGGATAGTCGGCTATATAGAGAAGGGGATCTTCAGGTTTGTTTATGGTGAACCCAGCAGCCTGGTTGAGTTTGTCCATGTGGACAACCTGGTGTCAGCACATGAGCTTGCTGCAGAGGCTCTGACCCCAGACAAGCAGCACCGCTCTGCTGGCCAGGCCTATTTCATCTCAGATGGCAGGCCTGTCAACAATTTTGAATTCTTCAGACCTCTGGTAGAGGGCTTGGGCTATCCTTTCCCCAAACTGcgccttcctgtctctctcatttACTTTGTTGCCTTTCTCACAGAAATGATTCACCACCTCATCGGGCCCTTCTATAACTTCCAGCCACTGCTGACACGTACAGAGGTGTATAAAACTGGTGTGACGCATTACTTCAGCATGGCAAAAGCTAAGGCAGAGCTCGGTTATGAGCCCCAGGAGCACAACCTGGACGAGGTGGTACAATGGTATAGAAGCAGAGGCCATGGGAAAAGATCTCACAGCTCCTTCCTCAGTCGATTGCTACTGGACATCCTGTTTGTTGCTGCCTTTGTTGCTGTggctttctcttttcttccagTTGTTGGCAGTTGATGAACAGCTAAAGCGGTAATGTCATTCTGCCATTTTCCAAAACGTATCAAGACTGGTTCAGAACTAAGTTGTTTACATGTCTTAATATGAAACGGTGCATGTGCAAAAAGTGTCTACTGGCAGGTGcttcagacatacagtataaagcagctgtCTACAGACCGACTCAGTGAAAGCATGTTTAATTGGGGACCATTCCTTTTTATTCTGTAACCGCCATCACATGTGAAAATAATCATATAATCTCTGTACCTTTTTAATGTCTTAATTTTACATCCTATAGTTATTGTCACTTTCAGAGACGATATGTCAAATGCTACCTCTTCTTTTCACAACAGTTAGCTTTTGAAAGACTGATAATAACTTAATACACacatgtttttaatgctgtttttgtgGAACCGTAATATAATGAAATGCTAAAAATTGTTCTGAAAACTGtaatgaataaaactttatgAGGCAAATgtggtttgtttgattttttttttttttttttttttagataggTGAATAGCTTTCCTGTTTGAAAACCCTTGACAAAGATAAAGATCTAGTAGTGTGGTTTGTCGTGGCTACAGATTGTTTTTGCTGGCATATCTGTGTATCACAGTCTCACAGTAATAACATCCCAAATACAAAGTTAGTCACCAACTCTAGCTGAATGCTCATACTGCCCCATTATTTCAGACCCTGGAGCTGTTAAATATATTTGACATTAATAAACTTCAGATAGGTACTTTTGTATTTCAATTCCTTAACAATTGACTCAGTTGATCTTCTATATAGTCACTTCTACAGGACTAGCTGTGGCCAGTTTTCCATCAGGTACTGAGGTCCAGTTATATGGAACGACTCCTCctttctgatttttaaaaaaggtcttAAACAACTTCTCTTGATGGAGTACAGTACTATGTAAATGAGGTATGATACAGTGTATGATAGCAGTGcaaatatttgttattgtaatccttgtttttaataattttttttaatctctagTATTTCTTGTTTGGAAAttatattctctttttttttcttttagatatttaaaaaatatttatagcTGTAAATTTGTGGCAAGCACATATAGCTGTCTTTAATCTCAGTGTTAGGTGAGTTCCTT contains:
- the sdr42e1 gene encoding short-chain dehydrogenase/reductase family 42E member 1, which produces MENARTDTFLITGGCGYFGYRLACSLHKKGAKIILFDTAPPNQEVPEDIVFVQGDIREYAQVERAVTGVDCVFHIASYGMSGREQLNRHLIEAVNVEGTQNVLKACVEHGVSRLVYTSTFNVVFGGQVIENGDESLPYLPLHLHPDHYSRTKSLAEMAVLKANGTALRDGSGVLRTCALRPAGIYGPGEQRHLPRIVGYIEKGIFRFVYGEPSSLVEFVHVDNLVSAHELAAEALTPDKQHRSAGQAYFISDGRPVNNFEFFRPLVEGLGYPFPKLRLPVSLIYFVAFLTEMIHHLIGPFYNFQPLLTRTEVYKTGVTHYFSMAKAKAELGYEPQEHNLDEVVQWYRSRGHGKRSHSSFLSRLLLDILFVAAFVAVAFSFLPVVGS